GGCTGTACAAGATGATGGAGCAGGGCAAACTGCTGGTACCGGCCATCAACGTGAACGACTCCGTTACCAAGAGCAAGTTCGACAACCTGTACGGCTGCCGCGAGTCGCTGGTCGATGGCATCAAGCGCGCCACCGACGTGATGGTCGCGGGCAAGATTGCCGTAGTCTGCGGCTACGGCGACGTGGGCAAGGGCTCGGCAGCTTCGCTGCGCGGCATGGGCGCCCGCGTCGTGGTGACCGAGATCGACCCGATCAATGCGCTGCAGGCTGCGATGGAAGGCTATGAGGTCACGACGCTCGAAGAGACGCTGGGACGCGGCGATATCTATGTAACCTGCACGGGCAACGTGGACATCATCACGCTGGAGCACATGCGGCTGATGAAGGACCAGGCGATTGTCTGCAACATTGGCCACTTCGACAACGAGATTCAGATGGATCAGTTGAATGAAGCCAAAGATGCAACGAGGTTGAACATCAAACCGCAGGTGGACAAGTACACGTTCGCTACCGGCAACAGCATCTTTGTGCTAGCCGAAGGCCGGCTGGTCAACTTGGGTTGCGCAACAGGACATCCGAGTTTCGTGATGTCGTCAAGCTTCTCGAACCAAACGCTAGCGGCTCTGGATCTCTGGACGAACAAAGATATATACAAGCCCGGCGTCTACATCCTGCCGAAGAAGCTGGACGAAGAAGTAGCACGGCTGCACTTGGAAAAGATTGGCGTAAAGCTGACGACGCTCTCTCCCAAACAGGCGGAGTATCTGGG
This is a stretch of genomic DNA from Edaphobacter acidisoli. It encodes these proteins:
- the ahcY gene encoding adenosylhomocysteinase codes for the protein MATATVDKVATEYKVKDLSLAEFGRKEIDIAEQEMPGLMAIRNKYAKDKPLKGVRVTGSLHMTIQTAVLIETMVALGADVRWASCNIFSTQDHAAAAIAAAGVPVFAWKGETLEEYWWCTDQALRHKGGLGPQIVIDDGGDVTLLIHKGVELEQGDGWVNTPSGNQEEQVIKNLLKKIHTEDATYFTKLAKEWKGVAEETTTGVHRLYKMMEQGKLLVPAINVNDSVTKSKFDNLYGCRESLVDGIKRATDVMVAGKIAVVCGYGDVGKGSAASLRGMGARVVVTEIDPINALQAAMEGYEVTTLEETLGRGDIYVTCTGNVDIITLEHMRLMKDQAIVCNIGHFDNEIQMDQLNEAKDATRLNIKPQVDKYTFATGNSIFVLAEGRLVNLGCATGHPSFVMSSSFSNQTLAALDLWTNKDIYKPGVYILPKKLDEEVARLHLEKIGVKLTTLSPKQAEYLGVPVEGPYKSEQYRY